In Dioscorea cayenensis subsp. rotundata cultivar TDr96_F1 unplaced genomic scaffold, TDr96_F1_v2_PseudoChromosome.rev07_lg8_w22 25.fasta BLBR01000380.1, whole genome shotgun sequence, the DNA window ttattttttcaaaaatttaatatgataaaattagtttgatgtatttaatttaataatgagGATGTTGTTAGTAAATAATTTTTGGATAATTTCGAAATAAACATGGAGCTAAAGATGCTTTCTCAAATATAGCCATGCAACTCATTAATcattactataaataaattttatgattcAAACAAGAAAGTGTTCttgctaaaaatttaaacaataaaaagcaCTTTGtggttttgaaaaatataataaaacatcagtgctaaatttcaaaacataaaattggtTTTTATAATCACAATTTTTAGAGTTATTAACAAAATTGAAGGGCATTTAATAtttcatctaatatatatataatataatttaaatataatgcggctataaatatttaaatattattattaaaaaattatggaatTTGCATATAAAAGCTCATGCAATAGGAgagttattatttcatttttcctttctagaaattttaaaaattagattcttaatttttctagaaagaaaagagagagagagagagagagagagagagagagagagagagagagagagagagagagagaagcttCCCAAAGATATGCAAAACATGATATTTGTGAATATCCATGATTTGTAGCACATccacaaaataaacattttatgaaatatttcattattttatgcATATTTGTAGCAAattccaaaatcaaaagaaaatcaatttcaacttgtgtagacatataaatacatatggTTCAACACCTATTAATCAATAATGTGTTTTTAAGCATACGAAGTACATGTATATTCACATACATACTGTgtcaaatataatattttcatataacaTAATTAAAGAGTGCATTTCCTATAAAACCTCTTCTCAATTTTTCTGATTTCTGTTTCTGTTTCATACTTATCATCCAGTAAAATAAATCATACTTTACAAAGAATGACGAAAAAggtttatttcaataaataaaataagaggaaaaagaaaaacctagaGATGGGAAAATCAAAACCaggcaaataaaagtaaaacagaAACCAGAGTAATTATCAGCTGTTTGAAACAATAATGGCAGTTCAATTTCAATTCAGACATCATATCTGCAATACAAAGCAGAAAATGTAGTAATTTCGGCTTTGTTCAGAAACCTTTTGTGGCCGAAATTCCTAAACCTTAACCATAATTGGCTGTTTAGATGACCATAAAGCTTTCTAAACATGTACAACAAGAACTTGTAAAAGAATATTCAAATCACCGAAGAACAATGCTCGTACTTCTGGTTCGATCTATTCAAGCATAATTTGGCTTTTGTAAATCACATGTGAACCTACACCACCtgatatttttacataattatatgaTTCACTGGTATCAGATGGGCGCAACTGATCGTATCGAATACGGGAAGAAGTAACTTGTAACATTACCTTTTCATCGATGAGGTTTGAAGCCCCTTTTTTTGCATACTAGCTCTCAGAAATTTCACTTGTACGGTTTATCTGCAGTGCTGCTCTAACAACATTTCCTCTGGTAATAATCCCAACCTTGAAAGTAGAAGAGAAGATATTGTTGATTTGAATAGAAAATTGAAATGCTGGGAGAGTGACAGTCTTACCAATTTGCCTTCACTATCAACCACGGGTAGTCTTCGATATTTTGTCTTGAGTAATAATCTACAAGATTAAGAAGAGCTCATTTCAACAGTTTCTTTGAGAAACTCATTCAGATgattataatttatcaaaattaattagattCGCAATGAACCTTTGCTGCATCTTCGAGATTAGTTGTTTCACGGACAACAAGAGGGTTAGTTGTCATTACATCACCGATAACTTTACCATAGGTTTTGCTTAGAAGCTTCTGGATCTCATTGAATGTCTGCAGCATGAGGATTGAACATAGTGAGAACAAGCACCACATAAGTATTGGAGTATATAGTGGTATTCGTTCTAATCAAGCTAATGGAAAGCCTACGATGGGAATCTAATATAGCAAAGCTCAAAGGGCAGGGGCAATCaaccaaaaaacaaagaaaagaagctATTTCAGCACCATTTAGTACTAAATCCTTTATGGAATAAATGGCTGTGTTTTCTGTTGATTGGATAAACATGGAACAGTCAAATTCAAACTTAAATTGGAGCATTTggaatttagaaaatattaactGGATAAACTAAAGATAAACATGTCAGCATTCCTAAGCTCCTTTTATTAAcatgaacaagaaaaaagacgAAGCCTAGAACAAATCAAGAAGGAATATGCATCTTTTGCCTGGTTTCATGTGCCCTTTTGTTGAAAAGAGCCTGCTTTCTCTTCCTACTTGTTGAACATGGTTTACAGGTCTACAAGAGGACTCACTGCAAGAACCCACAACAGGAGAGCATGGGTTGTCATTATATCCATTGATTCCCATACTACTTCAATGTTATTTGACTGATAGTTCAAAGAGAGAATGATTGCACTGTTCTAGATAAAAGTGAGATATaaagatgaagaacaagaaatgGCATActataaagaaaaaggattgaaccattatttaatttaaacagtgacaggatagtttttcttcaaaagaaagaagagtgtAGACTTTACATACTTTCCATGAGCTATCAACCTCTGGAAACAAGCTTGTATCAATTTGCCCACTACCTAATCACAGAAAAAAAGATATTagtttataactttataattttcgGTTAGAATTGATGTATGTGTAATTACTTTATAACGGTTTCGATCCAGTCAGAAAGTGCACATGATCCAATATGCACATATCAGAAAACAGCCACTCAATTTTATCATAAAACTTTCTACAATTTATAgttataattcaaattttctaATAAGTGGCAGATGCTCAAATTTGTTGAATGTCAGTAAAATGttagatcaaaatttttttcaataatttaaatgattatatctaattaaaaaGTTTGCATCTAAACATTGGCTTGCCTATGAGGATCATGATACTATCAAAAAATCAGAGGAAGCTGCTGCACAAGGGTATTTTTAATTGTAAGCAGTGTGTACCACTGTACCGAGATAATTACATAAGCATACAAACCATTAGCATTTGGACAAATAATATGGCTGGAGATAatatcataaagaaagaatcaTAACAATGTTCTAGAATCATTTAACATGTATCAGTAATAGGTGCATTAAACAAGAGAAGTTACAAGAATTACAAATAGTCTCCGAAAGGCTGCCTTGTGGATGGGTTAGAGCATGCCAATTTTAAAAATCagtgaagaaaacaaaatacataTTGCCATCATATCAATAATAAAGTCTACTTGATAGGCTAGTTTATTACCTTAACGGTCAAATGGAAAGAGGAAATATGCATGTGAATGCCTAAAATATGATCAGTGTTAACAAGATTACATGGTAAATCAaaacagcaaaaaaaaaaaaaacctgagaTGGAGTCCAATGCCAACAAATCATAATCTGAAACAACGCCAACCTGCAGTGAATAAGAACCAATCACCACTTACAGTTTGAACAATGCAAAAGTGTCATCTCGCATGTTAGAGAAGGAACAAATgaatttaaataatcaaaagGACAAAAGCAACTCTCATTTCCAAAAAGCAAGATTAAGCTACAGATGCTCATGCTATCACATTACTTGATTATCAGACCAAAAAAGactttttttaatcacaaaaaGGAAAAGTCCTACATCGGAAAGCAgctatacatatattttcagTTATTCTAAGGTTCAATTTGATAAACTTACACAGAAGCTGAAGagttctctttatttttattcataagaTTGCTATGATAGACAATTTAATAGTTGATTTACCGCCAATACATAATCAAGCTTTGTATTTATACCAGCTCATATCTTTCTCTTGCTGCAATAATAGTATATATGAGTCCTTTCAAATCCTGAACAACAAAAAACATATGCATGGACTTATGAGCCTCCAGTGTCTCTTGTACAGTTCATGTGGATGCAAGAAAGTTACAAATTTGCCAGGGAAGTGATGTAGGTGGAGAAAAGGAGGGACAGAAAAAGTGTATAAGAATATGGAATTCCAACAATTAGGttaatgaaatacaaaatatcACCCATGCtgttataattacaaaaacatagattttattgttaatttttgtcAGATGTCTCTGGCTAATTCATGTGGATAGAAGAAAACCAAGAGTCCACAAAGAGAGAAgccaaaaggaaaaataaagaaaattgttAGTCATACTGAATTTCAATAAAGGCACTGGAACAGATCCAAAACAAAAGAGTCAGGACAAATACCATAGTAGAGAAGTATGAACTAAAGTATGGTCCTAGATCATTTGCAAGTGATATCAACAAtgattggcttttaaaaaagAACTAGAGTAAGGTCATAGAGTATTTGCAAGTGTGGTCAACAACAATGGGCATTTAAAAAAGCCATAGGGTCTAATGAGCATATGTACATGAATTATTTTTACCAAAGGCTTTAAAAATGTTAAGATTATCACAAAatttaaccatatatatatatatatatttataaacacCACTCAAAATTAAGAACAGAAAGAATGAACTAGAATAATGGTACAAGAGGGAAAGGTGACATTATATAGACGTTATAAGAAGGGCCTCATATATGTTAGGAAAACCATATAAAGTAATAATCTTTTATAGGGGAGCCAGCCTGACATAATATAGGTatagaagataataataataatatctcaaCACAAAAAATTAGATCTAATACGACAAGCCTATGTAAGATCAGTTAGATGGAAATATAGATTATAAATTTCAGCACAAAGATCAAATCCAAAGATCAAACCATCTTAACCATTAATGTTATAAGGCAAAGACATGAGGAAGGAGAATTAGATGAAAGCGTACCGAAATCTAGGCAAATCCTAACATATACATTTCTCATGTAATTTGAGCACATAAAACTAAAACCAACCGCAGCAaagcaaaatttttaattattaattttattattatttaacattttGGTCCTTTACTCATTGTTTTATAATTgcaaaaaatatttgcaaaatgTGCAAAAAAATATGACGATGTAAAGTATGACCAATATTTGAATGTAGTCCTCATAATAACTTGAAATATGAGAATATACTTCAATAATTGGCCATCATATAATATAGTCACCAAATACTGACAGAAATGTCTTCTCAAAATAGCATAACCATTTCACATTTTAACTTTGCAGTTTGtttctttaaataaatattgtagaCTAATTGTTGATGAACAGGActgagattttaaaaaaaagttaaattgaATATATAGAAAGAGGGTGGACACTTGAAAGATTGTGACTGCGCACCTCTTGAAGTTCAAACAATTGACCTATCATCCATGACTTTCTACCATATCAAAAGCTAATCTTGGAAAAAACATCATTGAACCACAACCAAGTAACATTGTTATGGAATATCTCAATGCAACTGTAATAAACTAAGAAATAAATACTTTCCCTTGTCATTTTTGTGACTCTCATGACTAAATGTAACACATCATTGTGGACGCTTgttcaaagaaatcaaataagaaATGTCATTCTCTTAATCGTTTTATGCAAACCATCAAAACAGAAGCAAATCATCACAAATCACCACCAACCAAAGATGAAGTCAAGAACAACAAATAGATAAAAAGGATGGCATTTGTAATCCATCCAATGACTTGACCACACAAAAGAACTATCATAACATTGATCATGCCCCTAATACCCACTGCCACTGATGCCACAAGTTCCTCCCTTCTCAATAGTTTACCAATGACTCTAACAGCCTAACAGAAATTGAAAGAAACATCACTGTATGCTAAGTTAAATATTATAGATACTTGTAATTACTAATATAAATACTACCAAGGAAGCATTCATAATTTGAGGCTATCAACAGATACAATTCAGGATGAGAATAACAAAATCACCCACCAAATCATGAATTTGATTTTCAATCAATTAAGCTGCTACATAACAtcaggggaaaaaaagaaacatgcaACCAAAGATGGAATACACACCAAAGTCCAGTCGTCATCAATCACAGGAAAACCAGTGATCCTTTTCTCCACCAAAGTCCGAATTGCTGTTGACAAGAGCAACACAAGATAAGAACATTTAGCAAATACATACAAAACCGCCAAAAACCACACCTTTTACCTTCATCAATTGATGTTGTAGGCTTGACAGCATGCAACTCTTCCTTTCTAGTCATAAAATCACCTACTGTATAAAAATCATTACTATTTGCCTGCCAAAAAAAAAGCTCTTTTACCACTTCACGATCACTAGGTCTCATAAGAAAAATCAGGCAGAGTTGAAGAAAACCGCACATACCGAGATGGAATTGGTGCTGGTCATCAAGTCCTCGGGACGGGCAGCAGCGAAAGGGCGGCAAGATGCGACAAAGGTCAATCTGGAGAAGAACGGAGTGAGGATAGGGCAAGAGAGAGGCAAATGTCTCCGGCATGGGGAAGCGATGAGGAGCTTGGTGGTGTAGGAAGAGGAGGAGATTGGGTGGGAGAGGAAGAGGGAATCCATGGAGAAGGGGAGGTCTCTGGAACGAAATCGATGAGGATTAGTGGTGGAGTGtgagaagaagagaggaaggaGGAGTTGGTTACTTGGTTTTTTGGAAACCTTGGTAGTGATGTAATGGAAATTTTGTCTTATATTGGAAAATTACTGAGATTAAAAAgtaattatgaaaatttcttgGATTTTACATTAGTACTACTACTTccttagaaaaataaataaatagaattaataacatttatgaatattattattattattattattattattattattattataggttTAAGTGCATTTTTGAGGTAGTTGTGCTCCATTCCTAGTGAGATAATGATCCCACAGAACCGGTTCCAGGATAGCTACTATAAAATCAAGATGTGGCTCAACCTCATTCGTTGGATTGTCtcgatttaataatttttaaagtaaatGGTATGAATCTTTTAAGATAATTACCAATATAtcctaaaattatataataaaaaacaataaaatctataaactcatgatTAAGATTGAGCCCTCGGGTTTCTAATAACTCTACTGACCGAGTCTCGATAAAAATTCATGCTTTGCTGTGTCTCCCTGGTGAcattataaatacatattttctATGTTTCATATTAACTGttatttaaatgtattattaattattattattattatttttttcaattctactttttttcatttaaaaagatATGGGTGCatcaataaaagtaaataactataataaatattttattataattttttttgttaactttGTATGAgttttaataacaatattaatatttgtgcaaTACTTAAGTGTGATAGTTAggatggaatatatatatatatatatatagatatatatatatgagccgACGGATGCTCATATTCAAGGCCGTGCATACAACAGGTTAATATAGACTTTCCAGTTGGTATGAGGTATGGGTTGTAAACTTACACTCATAACTGTAGATTTTTGGCACATATTTGCATCTAAAGTATTCGATTAAAGTAGTATAAGTCTCGTAAATAATGCATTTTTGTAGTAGGATCAATGTTACTAGACTATGAGTACCTTTGGTAATGTGATcatattaaatatcattttatatatgaccccaaaaatataattattttattttttttaatataataaataaatatgtccCCTCAACAAATATTGCTGCCTTTTGGATAaccaatatataattattttattttatcatatgtGAGAGGAAAATGATCCCTCCGGCGCTCGTAATATATAatctaaaacatattattattttattaattaacatattattattttattaatttttataagttaaacataaaattaagaacaaaaatgaaagtgagGTTCTACCAACTATTATATGATGGGGTGAGGTTGCCTCGTATTCGTTAGAttgaatttataattatttcacatgttatttttttaattaatgtattaATATGTAAGAAAATTGTTTTGCttttctaagaaaaaaataaataataaaatttagatgCCCTTACAGGTCTAAAGAgtcaaaagaaatatttttaaaatttagaggcaataataataataataataataataataataataataataataattaaagagtTATTTGTGGCTTTAATCCTTCTAATATACAAAACTTCCAGCATATTTTACTTTGATGGACATTTGGGATATCATTGCATAATACACAactgtacttttttttttttaatttatttaaataaacaccACATTGTTCTTTATTGAAGCCTTTAAGTTTTTTTGCTGGGCCTGGAGGACAAATGTTGGATCCAATAGCTGCCAGCTCTACTTTTTAGCATTAatctttataatatatatatatatagtaatctATATtcttaaattagaaatttaggGACATTCATAGTAGTCATCGGATGATAATTTGACAGCTACGATAATTATGAATAGTATCAAAACGTATTCTACAGTGTCGCATAGTATTTGTGAATATTAAAAAGCTGTACAgatacatatataaacaaacaaccgttgaatgatgatccaacggttgTGATTAAACGCccataaagaataataataatttagagACTTACCTATATTatcttttctcatatatatatatatatatatatatttgagttatttatgtatatatatgtcgTGGTTGAAAGTATGGAAATTtggatgaataataataataataatacagatttaatttatttttagaccCTTCACAAACTTTCTTAGTTAGATCTAGTGGATCTATTTTGATGGTCAACTCACCTTTCGGTGATTATGAAACTAGCACgaactaattaaaattatttattttctaattatcaCTTGCTAGAGTTCTAGACAATCAGTCATTATTCAATTAGTTACTAGTCACTATTCAATTAGTCACTTGTTAGAGTTCTAGACAACCAGTCACCATTCAATTAGTTACTAGTCACTATTCAATTAGCTAAGCCGTACTgagtatatgtatttatataggGCGGGTCATCTACACACATTTGTAGATTCAAAACATGTTGTTTATATAGGGCGTGGGTCATAACGTAGATACCAATTCATAGCTACCCTGGTGGCTCTTTCCCTCAAAAACGTAGATACCAATTCAATTCTTTGATGGTACATAATTTGTGCACTGTTACAGTTATTATTCATTTACCAAGTTGTTTCTTTATATCtctatctcttatttttttcaatccaaCATGTCTGCAgttgatgtttatatatatatatatatatatatatatatatatatatcacacatgtatattaaaattttaaaactatttatgtaaaaattatttgataatattgtTAGTAAtctttttttgacaaagtcaaCAAGTGACAAAATAAAGGGCAAGCATGTACTAAGGTGTACTAGTTATAGTGTCTTGACTGACCTCCTAGAGATAACCCCTCGGCTATGCAACCCTTAGAGGAGAAAACGAGAGGTAATCCTCACATAGAACTCCCACAGGGGACTCTGAACATGAATTGTAATCTGAGATGTTCGAACTTGAGACCTCTCAATCACAACCATGGGTAGTTACCATTGGACTAGTCCACAGTTCTTGTATTGTTAGTAATCCGCATGCAAATCATTTACAAGTAAGCTTATTCACATAAAATTACCATTGTTTAACATATCATATAGAACTCGTGCAAGATTTAGACTATGAAGTAATCAACGACTCATAAAATCTTAGGATATTATTTGTAAGGGCTcctcaatatgtatatatatatttcaacttTTATATTGcataaatttgttcatttttgaCCAACGAACTCTTGATCTATTGGTATCAGGTTCCCTTTATAGgatgttttgtgtttttgtagAGGAGGCATGTTTGAACCTCAACTAATCCAGGGTGAGAGCACAAATATGTTGAGATATTTACTTCAAGTTTGTGCACATCTTTAATGTGATTTATAATCTACAttttgtcaaataaataaataaataaataaataaataaataatcattttaaCTCCTCTATCCAATGTGAATTTATGgaaatttactatttttccaACTTTGACTAAATCAACTCTTACGTCAAGTCAAAGAGTCAAAACAAACAAGTTCATATATGGAAATTTACTGCTTTTCCAGCTTTGACTAAATCAACTCTTACATTAAGTCAAAgactcaaaacaaacaaattcatatagatgacaaataaaatgataaaggGGAATACATTATAGACTTTATCTTGATATTTCGAAATCCTTGCACTCAAggaggaataaaaaaaaagaatctttCTAATATTTTCGAAGAGAATTGCAAGGCCACTCCATCCCTTATAATTAGTTCTAAATTTGTCTTTACCTTTGATCTCATTCACTAGTCCAAGCTCTCAATTAAGGGTGTAATTGATTGAGTTTGAGCGGGGTAGAAGGAAGGTACTTGAGCTCGAGCTtagttgaaacttgaaacttacTATTGATCTTTACTCGGCTAAAACTTGACtgagtgttgtttttcatgagctCCACCTCGACTTGAGCTTgaactcaattatatatatatatatatatataaagtaattttaaaataaagtaatatataatgtatacacacataaatacaattatttaattagattcATTAGCAATCGAGTCAAGTATTGAGATGCGAGAACTCAGCTCGCTCAACTACTTGAGCTAAGCTCAACCATAATCAAGTCGAGTTTTAGTTTTATCTAAATCAAGCTAGAGAAGCTTACAAGTAAttgtgtatcatttacaccctaCTCTCAATTATAACCTTCCTCATCTCCAACTACTTCATCTTTCTAAGCTatctcataaattttgttgggATCTTCTATTCCTTCACCAACTCCATGACTAcattaacaagaacaagaacacgGAGTTGTTGGACATCttcaaattaataattactttCCATCTTCCAAATGTTTGAACATATTAAAAAAGCTTGGATATTCAAAAGATGAAAAGCATCGGTAAATTAGATGGTTTTACTAGCATTGTTTGTTGAGGAACATAAAATCACTAGTTTAGTAATGATGTTGTTGCTGTTGATTTGGTGGTGATAATCAAGGTGAAGGGTGCTATGGATGGGAAAAAAATGCGAGGTACTGTATTTATTgtccaaattttatatttattattctgtttaaacagatagTATTCTTTGAGACTGTTcattatttgtcatttttgtttAGTATTCCTCAATAGTGCacagcattttttttttctaatatatatatatatatatatataacaatcttattaaattatttgtgTACATTGCATTAACTCTCACTTTTCGTTTTTACTAATAGGCGATAAACGCCCCCATTTAAGAGATTGTTAAAAGGACAAACAGATACAAAAGTGCACCAGTTACGGTGATTTATAGAACTTTTAGAAAAATTCCCTACTTTTATAATCCTAGaggtaggggtggacatgggtcAGGTCGGGTCCGGGTCCGACTGGCTATACTCAAATATACAACCCATATATTCAGTTTGGTGGGTCGGGCTATATTCGAGCtaaattgttttgatccaaacccgacccatttgattgtcattaggcccAGGGCCCAGTAACCcgatcccaaaaaaataaataatttttttataaaataattgaaataactaaataaaaactactactacaacccctaaaaatttttttcaaacatttaaaaaaatacaacacaagtattataaatgtttactcttttcaaacctattactattatatatatatatatatatagttatatatatatattataaataatatatgatatatatattatttatttatttggatcgGGTACAGTTTgggtcgggtcaaaattcatcCGACCCAAACCCGAGAAATTCAATCGAGCTAAAACATTTGAGCCCAACCCAGttttttgggccaactttctaaaccTAGGCCTTGTATTTCTTGGGCTGAGTTCGGGCCAGCCCATGGGTCGCCCgacccatgtccacccctacctAGAGGAGTGAAACCACTGTTTTTCCCATATGGGAACCTACACTCAGGCTTGTGAACAGTACTGAGACTAGGTGTACATGAACAATATAGGAATAGAGTATTGCCGGAGAAAAGATTCGAGTTTTTGCCCTCTCCCTTAAACTCTTATACATATTATACCATTTGGTTGTCTAATGATTGACAACTCTTACTGTTTTTGCCATGAGCCTCTATCTTTGACATATAcatcaaaatttaataataaataataaattagatgttgtgattttttttaagcaaatgACACAAATAGAGATATCTGTAAATGGTGAAGAAAACCTAAAATGAACGTATATAATTAGGGCTTTAAACGAGCTGAGCCGAGCCAAGTATCTCTAGGCTCGAGCTTGGCTCGAGTATAGTATTCGAAAGCTCGGGCTCGTtcgagctattttttttttgtactcgAGCTCGGCTAGCTGAAAAGCTCaagtagctcgagctcggctcgtttaagctTGATTAGCTTGTATACAtaagtatttttgtaattttatatagtttatataattatgtatttttgtaatttatatataaataatttaatattttatatataaaagctcgTTTAGACTCGTGAGCCTCATGAGCTAGTATTtttgggctcgagctcggctcgtcaACATAAATGagcagctcgagctcggctcgggtcgtgaaaaatcgaatcgaattcgagcattaaccgagccgatctcgagtagctcacgagtagcttgGTTTATTTACACCCCTATATACAatgaaaaaacattattaaaaaaatagaataaaataaaaaataaagaaggatAGCGAGATAATGTAATGACATTAAATGAACTTTCAGAAAAATGATTACTGGTTGGTAACATAGAACTTTAGTAGTTATTCATAGCACATAAAGTTAGAATAACTTCAAAACCTTTTCAATAATAAGAAAAAGGTTTAAAAACTAATAagtagtattattttttaaaaaaattaaatcaagaataaacaCCGAATTGTTTTTTGCTTGGTCTAACCAAATGATGAATTTTGGCATGGTCTATGACCACTAATACTTTGCATtgtctcttttttattttattaccgACAAAATTGGACCACACGTACTGTTTAGTGATTACACAAAAGCAGGCCATA includes these proteins:
- the LOC120254206 gene encoding CBS domain-containing protein CBSX2, chloroplastic-like, giving the protein MDSLFLSHPISSSSYTTKLLIASPCRRHLPLSCPILTPFFSRLTFVASCRPFAAARPEDLMTSTNSISANSNDFYTVGDFMTRKEELHAVKPTTSIDEAIRTLVEKRITGFPVIDDDWTLVGVVSDYDLLALDSISGSGQIDTSLFPEVDSSWKTFNEIQKLLSKTYGKVIGDVMTTNPLVVRETTNLEDAARLLLKTKYRRLPVVDSEGKLVGIITRGNVVRAALQINRTSEISES